The Candidatus Minimicrobia sp. QA0096 DNA segment TCAATTAAAATTTGTCGAAACGCGCCCGGCTCTTTATTGCCAAAAAAGTAAGAATGCAAAAGTGGCGCCAACATAATTACACCCGCAAATGAAGCAAAGCTTAATTGCCAGCCCAAATCACCCCAGCCAAATTGTGGATTTATCAATAGCGTAATTGCCGCCGACACAGGAAGCAGGACCAGCGGATGAATTGTCCGACCATAATACCACGCCGCCAAACTCAGTCCCGCCACCAAGCCAGCCCTCGACATACTAGGACTTAATCCAGTCACCGCCATAAAACCAATTATCATAACAGCCGCGCTGAGCATCGCTAAATATTTTGATCGCTTGGCGAATAATTGTCGCGCTAAACGAACTAAAATTGTTAAATTATAGCCGCTCGCCACCACGATATGCGTTAGTCCAGCAATTTTCAAATTGTCACTTAATTCAGCTGGCATAGCACGTCTTAAACCCAGTAAAAATCCCAGCCCTAGCGCAGATTCAGACTCTGGAACGTGAGTGCGAACTCGCCCGGCAAACCAATCGCGAACTCCCACCGCCACATCACCCGGAACGGGTCTTTCGGCACTAATAATTTTCGCCCGATATATGCTTGCTGAAAAAGCCCCAAATCCCGCCGTCATTTTACCCTTAACCCTCACAATATCACTACGCTTAATTGAGTTTTTATCTGGTGTCGTTACCCAAATTTGTCCCGGCAATTTTTCATTATTCATCTGCAAATTGCCCAGTCTAAGAACCGTTTGACTATTTTTATCGAGATCAGGATCCTCCAAAACTTGACCTTGGATAATTGCGACTTTTCCGATTAACGAATCATAAACCTCCACGCCTTTTCTGCCGATTTCACCGCGCCAAAGACCAATCAAAACTCCAGAAATAATTGCTAAAATCACGAAAAATCGCCAGCGCCAAATTGCCACGATTACAAAAATAACCAGCCCGACCAATAAAAATAATGGATTCGCCGCAAACGACCGCGGTATGTAATGGATGGAAATTACGCCAATTGTCAGACCGAGGCACCACACCGCCACCAACCAAGAAATATGCAACTTCTTAAATAGCCAACTATTCATACTTAAAGTATATCTGGATCTGAAGCCATAAAAAAGACTCCGCCAAGGGAGTCGATTTCAAATTTGGAGGGTCCACCGGGGCTTGAACCCGGGACACCCTGCTTAAAAGGCAGGTGCTCTAACCAGCTGAGCTATGGACCCATTCGGAATATCCGCTTTCTTCATCCTAGCACAAACCAACACAAAGGTCAATGCTTAGCAAGTTTATGTCCGCCAGTATGTAGTGAAAAAATGTCAATTAGACCACACACCAGACCAAACGTAGCCACATACCGCCAATTATTCGCGAAAATCCTATACAGCTCCAGCGCCTGTCCGTCTAGTGATATATATTTTCCCAGAGGAACCACCAATAGCGCTGCCGTCAAAAACGCAATTCCCACCGCCGAGACAATTCTCTCATGTTTTTTCTGATATCTCGGACCACTTAGAAGAAGCATAATTAACGGAATCAACGTTAAGACTAATCCCGAAATTACACCATTTGGCAATAAACCAGTTTTCAATTTCAAGCCGTCCAGCACCACCGTCAGCCAGTTGCTCCACCATTCTGATAGTAAAAATCCCGTCGCCAACGCCAACGCCAACGGACCGAATCTTCGAGATGAAACAAATGCAACCGCAAAAACCGTTACTAAAATTACTCCAAATAGAATTATCACGCTCACTTATCCTCCTCCAAATCAAATTTTACCTGTGACCCAATCATAGCGCTCGCCTGCTTAGCAACTCCTGCCTTCACCTCCAACACGTACTTTGCAGGAACCGGTGGCGCATATTTTTCATGCGGCTCAGCGTCCGGCTTGACGTTATGTTTTACATAGACAACGCGCTTTTTATCATTGATCCAAATCATATCAACCGAAAACTTCATATCTTTCATCCACATTTTATGACGATCGTTATGGTCAAATACGAACAGCATGGCATAATTTTCATCAATCCCCAGCCTTCCAGACAGACCTTTCCGCTGCGATTCTTCGTCATTAGCAATTTCCGCCTGAAGCATCGTCTTATTAAGGTAAATCATTTCCGTTTTTGGCGAAACCGTTCGAAAAGCATAAAAAATTGCCCCACCAATAACCATCAGCATACCGCATATAAATATCCATTTAATGACAGTCTGAGTTACTGTCGAGTGACGAGATTCGTCCATAAACCTATTATAACAAGTTTATGCTTAAGCGCCGATTTTATCTTTTTTATTGCCACGCTTAGCATTTCGATCAATGTATTCGATTATCTTTCCAGCTACATTTCGGCGAGTAATTTTCTCAATTCCAAATCCCGGACTAGCATTAACCTCCAGCACCAAAGCTCCACGGCTTGATCTCATGAAGTCGACTCCAGCAACCGTTAATCCCATTGCCTTAGCAGCTTTCACGCACATTTTACGCTCAGAATCTGTCAATTTTATACTGGTTCCTTCGCCACCTTTGTGTAAATTACTACGAAAATCATCGTCCAAACTCTGACGCTTCATACTAGCCACCACTTGACTACCAACCACAAACGCACGAATATCGACACCAGCCGACTCTCTAATAAATTCCTGAAGCAGCACGTTCGTGCCGTCCGAGTTGGTCAAATAGAACGCCTGCAGAACCGACTTGGCAGCCTTCTTAGTTTCCGCCAGAACCACACCATTTCCGTGTGTACCACGCGCCAACTTAATAATCGCCGGCATACCGCCAATTTCTTCAATGAGTGAATCAATGTCAGTCGCGTTTCGAGAAAATACCGTCTTCGGAATCGACACTCCCGCTTTAACTAATAACTGAGTTGAGCGCAATTTATCCCGCGCCCTAGTAATTGCAATCGAGCGATTCATAAAAAACGCCTTCGGATGCATCATTTCTAATTGACGCAA contains these protein-coding regions:
- a CDS encoding DUF192 domain-containing protein — protein: MDESRHSTVTQTVIKWIFICGMLMVIGGAIFYAFRTVSPKTEMIYLNKTMLQAEIANDEESQRKGLSGRLGIDENYAMLFVFDHNDRHKMWMKDMKFSVDMIWINDKKRVVYVKHNVKPDAEPHEKYAPPVPAKYVLEVKAGVAKQASAMIGSQVKFDLEEDK
- a CDS encoding RimK family alpha-L-glutamate ligase, producing the protein MRIAILSNGNINYSTLRLKEEAEKRGHQVKVIKYKNCYVSIDEKHPTVIYKGKEIGEFDVVIPRIASHMTKYGTAVLRQLEMMHPKAFFMNRSIAITRARDKLRSTQLLVKAGVSIPKTVFSRNATDIDSLIEEIGGMPAIIKLARGTHGNGVVLAETKKAAKSVLQAFYLTNSDGTNVLLQEFIRESAGVDIRAFVVGSQVVASMKRQSLDDDFRSNLHKGGEGTSIKLTDSERKMCVKAAKAMGLTVAGVDFMRSSRGALVLEVNASPGFGIEKITRRNVAGKIIEYIDRNAKRGNKKDKIGA
- a CDS encoding ComEC/Rec2 family competence protein yields the protein MNSWLFKKLHISWLVAVWCLGLTIGVISIHYIPRSFAANPLFLLVGLVIFVIVAIWRWRFFVILAIISGVLIGLWRGEIGRKGVEVYDSLIGKVAIIQGQVLEDPDLDKNSQTVLRLGNLQMNNEKLPGQIWVTTPDKNSIKRSDIVRVKGKMTAGFGAFSASIYRAKIISAERPVPGDVAVGVRDWFAGRVRTHVPESESALGLGFLLGLRRAMPAELSDNLKIAGLTHIVVASGYNLTILVRLARQLFAKRSKYLAMLSAAVMIIGFMAVTGLSPSMSRAGLVAGLSLAAWYYGRTIHPLVLLPVSAAITLLINPQFGWGDLGWQLSFASFAGVIMLAPLLHSYFFGNKEPGAFRQILIETLSAQIMTLPLLMMSFGVISNVALIANMLILPFVPLAMLLTFMSGVLVFVPMIGVLIAIPTTWLLGYMIQVTNWTAGFEWAQMEVSINLWQCAVLYVALILAMIWMKKQTKLDLAKINIVE